In Geothermobacter ehrlichii, a genomic segment contains:
- the dxs gene encoding 1-deoxy-D-xylulose-5-phosphate synthase produces the protein MSVLDRIGSPADLKELDRSELKQLAEELRREIVQTVSRTGGHLASSLGVVELTIALHRVLDSPRDKIVWDVGHQAYAHKLLTGRRDRFPTLRQLDGLSGFPKRSESPHDCFDVGHSSTSISAALGMAAARDRRGGDEKIVAVIGDGSMTAGLAYEGLNQAGHLKKNLVVVLNDNEMSISPNVGALSSFLSRKMTSDFFIRMKKEAKHLIGAMPGIGKELLQLTSRAEHSLKGFFTPGMLFEAFGFDYFGPINGHNLDELLETMQNVVRLDGPVLVHVVTRKGQGFRPAEDEPSRYHGVGPFDPETGEVVGGKGGAETYTGVFGRTLVQMAEKDERLVAITAAMSEGTGLKSFAQRFPDRFYDVGIAEQHAVTFAAGLACFGLKPVVAIYSTFLQRAYDQVLHDVCLQNLPVIFAMDRGGLVGADGPTHHGTFDLSFLRCIPNLIFMVPRDEVELRRAMETARRHEGPFAFRYPRGKARGLAVDGDPEPVEIGRGEVLRRGDDVSIVAIGSTVADALLAAEMLEKEGISAGVVDPRFIKPLDEKLLLAAAESGLVVTVEENVLQGGFGSALCEFYADAAVSVPVIRLGLPDRFVEQGEQAELRARYGIDAAGIAERIRRAFAAGRARSAGS, from the coding sequence ATGAGTGTTCTCGATCGCATCGGCTCGCCGGCCGACCTGAAGGAGCTGGACCGCAGCGAACTCAAACAACTGGCGGAGGAGTTGCGCCGGGAGATCGTCCAGACCGTCTCCCGGACCGGCGGCCACCTGGCCAGCTCCCTCGGCGTGGTGGAGCTGACCATCGCCCTGCACCGGGTGCTGGACAGCCCACGCGACAAGATCGTCTGGGACGTCGGTCACCAGGCCTACGCCCACAAGCTGCTGACCGGCCGGCGGGACCGTTTTCCCACCCTGCGGCAGCTGGACGGCCTGAGCGGCTTTCCGAAGCGTTCCGAAAGTCCGCACGACTGTTTCGATGTCGGCCATTCCAGCACCTCCATCTCGGCGGCTCTCGGCATGGCGGCGGCCCGCGACCGGCGCGGCGGAGACGAGAAGATCGTCGCCGTGATCGGCGACGGCTCGATGACCGCCGGACTGGCCTACGAAGGACTCAACCAGGCCGGGCACTTGAAGAAGAATCTGGTGGTGGTGCTCAACGACAACGAGATGTCGATCTCGCCCAACGTCGGCGCCCTTTCGTCCTTTCTCAGCCGCAAGATGACCTCCGATTTCTTCATCCGCATGAAGAAGGAGGCCAAGCATCTGATCGGCGCCATGCCGGGCATCGGCAAGGAGCTGCTGCAGCTGACCAGCCGGGCCGAGCATTCGCTGAAGGGGTTCTTCACGCCGGGAATGTTGTTCGAGGCTTTCGGCTTCGACTACTTCGGTCCCATCAACGGTCACAATCTCGACGAGCTGCTCGAGACGATGCAGAACGTGGTTCGGCTGGACGGTCCGGTGCTGGTGCATGTGGTCACCCGCAAGGGACAGGGGTTCAGGCCGGCCGAGGACGAGCCCTCGCGCTACCACGGGGTCGGTCCCTTCGACCCCGAAACCGGCGAGGTGGTCGGAGGCAAGGGCGGGGCGGAGACCTACACCGGCGTCTTCGGCCGCACCCTGGTGCAGATGGCGGAGAAGGACGAGCGGCTGGTGGCCATCACCGCCGCCATGTCGGAAGGGACCGGGCTGAAATCCTTCGCCCAGCGCTTTCCCGACCGTTTCTACGATGTCGGGATCGCCGAGCAGCATGCAGTGACCTTTGCCGCCGGCCTGGCCTGTTTCGGCCTGAAGCCGGTGGTGGCCATCTACTCGACCTTTCTGCAGCGCGCCTACGACCAGGTGCTGCACGACGTCTGCCTGCAGAACCTGCCGGTCATCTTCGCCATGGACCGTGGCGGACTGGTCGGCGCCGACGGCCCGACCCACCATGGCACCTTTGATCTCTCCTTTCTGCGCTGCATCCCCAACCTGATCTTCATGGTGCCGCGCGACGAGGTCGAGTTGCGGCGGGCCATGGAAACGGCCCGCCGGCATGAGGGGCCCTTCGCCTTTCGCTATCCCCGGGGCAAGGCCCGGGGACTGGCGGTGGACGGCGATCCGGAACCGGTCGAGATCGGGCGCGGGGAGGTGCTGCGTCGAGGTGACGATGTCAGCATCGTCGCCATCGGATCTACGGTCGCCGACGCTCTGCTGGCGGCGGAGATGCTCGAGAAGGAAGGGATTTCGGCCGGCGTGGTCGACCCGCGGTTCATCAAGCCCCTCGACGAGAAGCTGCTTCTGGCCGCGGCCGAAAGCGGCCTGGTGGTCACCGTCGAAGAGAACGTGCTGCAGGGCGGTTTCGGCAGCGCCCTGTGCGAGTTCTACGCCGATGCCGCGGTGAGCGTGCCGGTCATCCGGCTCGGCCTTCCCGACCGCTTTGTTGAACAGGGAGAGCAGGCCGAGCTTCGGGCCCGCTATGGCATCGACGCCGCCGGCATCGCCGAACGAATCCGCCGCGCCTTCGCCGCCGGTCGTGCCCGCTCCGCCGGCAGCTGA
- a CDS encoding response regulator, producing the protein MSATVLIIEDEPAVLQLEKRILERMGCRVLAASSAELGLEVARKGQLDLILLDVMLEGASGFDLARQLRQEEQTRKIPIVFVTAKDEPQDMIEGFATGGLVYLTKPFSEKNLETAIRSVLPPQE; encoded by the coding sequence ATGAGCGCGACCGTTCTGATCATCGAAGACGAACCGGCCGTTCTGCAACTCGAAAAGCGGATTCTGGAAAGGATGGGATGCCGGGTACTGGCCGCGTCAAGTGCCGAACTCGGCCTCGAGGTGGCCCGCAAGGGGCAGCTCGACCTGATTCTGCTCGATGTCATGCTGGAAGGCGCCAGCGGCTTCGACCTCGCCCGCCAGCTGCGGCAGGAGGAGCAGACCCGCAAGATCCCCATCGTCTTCGTCACCGCCAAGGACGAACCGCAGGACATGATCGAGGGGTTCGCCACCGGCGGCCTGGTCTACCTGACCAAACCCTTCAGCGAGAAGAATCTGGAAACCGCCATCCGCAGCGTCCTGCCGCCGCAGGAATGA